Below is a genomic region from Candidatus Cloacimonadota bacterium.
TGAAAGCAAGGTGCCAGTGATAATTGGCGTGTTAAAAGGTGGATTCATCTTTATGAGTGATCTTGTGCGTGCCATCTCAATTCCCATCGAGATTGATTTTCTTGCTATATCTAGCTATGGAGTTGGAACCAGTAGCAGTGGGGTAGTTAAGATACGTAAAGATATAGATTTGGATATAACCGACAGGGATGTGATAATAGTTGAAGATATTGTAGATAGCGGATTGTCCTTGCAGTATATAAAGGATTACATATGGAAGCATAAACCTGCCAGCTTGAGAACTTGTGTTTTGTTGGATAAACCTCAAGCCCATAAGATAGAAACAACATTTGAGTATGTAGGCTTTGAAGTGGGTAATGAATTTGTGGTGGGCTATGGCCTAGATTACGCGGAGCGATACCGTAATTTGCCCTTTATTGGAATCCTGAAGGAAGAGTGTTATACATGAAATATTGGCTAATGGCTGCTTTCTTTGCCGGTAGCGGCAGAGTGTTTGCGCAAGCAATGAGCGATAGTATAGATGCACCAATAAGTGAAATTCCCACCGTTATGAATGGTTTTTCGGAAATGCTGAGATGGTTTGTATATGGAATAATCCTGATTTCGGTAATAGGTCTTTTTAGAATGTTCCAATCCAAGCGGAGGCTAAATTCTAAAGAGCAGAATGAAGTGCCAAAATTGGATGCCCAAGGACGCCCGATACCTCCTGCAAAAAAACCAAGAATCTGGACCCCATTTATAGTGATTTTAGTAATGCTTGCCATCAGTCTTTGGTTTACTTACGGAGGAAATCGTGAAACCGTAACCAAAGAGAGCTATAGTAACTTTATGGCGCGTGTATATAATGAAAGCATCAAAGAAGTGCAGTTTACCGAAAGAGATATTATCTACACCGATAGTACACAGCGTAAATTTAGTACTACACTGCCTTTCGAAGATGCTCGTTTAGTGGACAGCTTGCTGGTAAGAGGAATAAAAGTAGTTACCGTGAAACCAGCTGGTTGGACGAGTCTGCTGATCTCGCTTTTACCATTTATTCTGCTGATTGGTTTTTACTTTTTGATTATGAGTCGTATGACGGGGCAGAACTCCAAAGCATTTAGCTTTGGCAAAAGCAAAGCCAGGCTGCATGAAGCCAGCAAATCTCGCGTTACCTTTAAAGATGTAGCTGGTGTGGATGAAGCAAAAGAAGAACTGCAAGAGATAGTGGAATTTCTTAAAGATCCCAAACGCTTTCAACGCTTGGGCGGCAGAATCCCTCGCGGAGTTTTACTGGTGGGACGTCCCGGAACGGGTAAGACCCTTTTGGCAAAGGCAGTTTCCGGAGAAGCGGGAGTTCCCTTCTTCTCTATATCGGGTTCCGACTTTGTGGAAATGTTTGTAGGTGTTGGAGCGGCAAGAGTTCGCGATTTATTCGATCAAGCCAAAAAGAATTCGCCCTGTATTACCTTTATCGACGAAATCGATGCAGTGGGAAGGCATCGTGGTACCGGATTAGGGGGGGGGCATGATGAACGAGAGCAAACCCTTAATCAGTTATTAGTAGAAATGGATGGTTTTGAACCCAACGAAGCGGTAATAATAATTGCAGCAACAAACAGACCCGATATCTTGGATCCGGCACTTCTACGTCCTGGTAGATTCGATCGTCAGGTTACGGTGGATTTGCCTGATATTAAAGGTAGAACCGAGATCTTAAAAGTGCATGCGGCAAAAGTTCCTTTGGGAACTGATGTACATTTAGAAATAATCGCTAGAGGAACACCTGGATTTAGCGGTGCAGATTTGGCAAATCTTGTAAACGAAGCCGCATTGATTGCTGCCAGCAAAAATAAGAGCGACATCCAAATGATGGATTTTGAAGAAGCCAAAGATAAACTGACTTTGGGTAAAGAAAAAAAGAGCAGGGTAATACCTGAGGACGATAAGCGTTTAACCGCATATCATGAAATTGGGCACGTTCTAACCAGCATCTTTCAGGATTTAGTTGAACCCGTACATAAAGTGAGCATTATTCCACGAGGTTTTACGGGGGGAGCTACACATTACCTTCAAAGCGATAAAACTGGATACTCGCGCAGCTATCTGAAACAGTTCTTGGTTTCACTATTGGGCGGAAGAGCAGCAGAAGAAGTTGTGTTTGGCGAACTTACAACTGGGGCGGGCAATGATCTGGAGCGTACAACGGATATTGCCAAGAAGATGGTTTGTGCCTGGGGTATGAGCGAAGTGATTGGTCCCATGACCATTGGTAAAGATCAAAGTGAAGTATTCTTGGGGAAAGAACTAGTTTCGCGCGATATGTATAGCGAAGAAACTACGCGCTTAGTGGATTCTGAAATTCGCAACATCATTTCAGAAGCTCACGA
It encodes:
- the ftsH gene encoding ATP-dependent zinc metalloprotease FtsH, which translates into the protein MLAISLWFTYGGNRETVTKESYSNFMARVYNESIKEVQFTERDIIYTDSTQRKFSTTLPFEDARLVDSLLVRGIKVVTVKPAGWTSLLISLLPFILLIGFYFLIMSRMTGQNSKAFSFGKSKARLHEASKSRVTFKDVAGVDEAKEELQEIVEFLKDPKRFQRLGGRIPRGVLLVGRPGTGKTLLAKAVSGEAGVPFFSISGSDFVEMFVGVGAARVRDLFDQAKKNSPCITFIDEIDAVGRHRGTGLGGGHDEREQTLNQLLVEMDGFEPNEAVIIIAATNRPDILDPALLRPGRFDRQVTVDLPDIKGRTEILKVHAAKVPLGTDVHLEIIARGTPGFSGADLANLVNEAALIAASKNKSDIQMMDFEEAKDKLTLGKEKKSRVIPEDDKRLTAYHEIGHVLTSIFQDLVEPVHKVSIIPRGFTGGATHYLQSDKTGYSRSYLKQFLVSLLGGRAAEEVVFGELTTGAGNDLERTTDIAKKMVCAWGMSEVIGPMTIGKDQSEVFLGKELVSRDMYSEETTRLVDSEIRNIISEAHELARELLTKHRELLDILAKELQEKETLVTDEIFSLILAHLDSEERQLVEAKYDRAKEMRFEHSSETKEEEHKQEESGNDNETPNKEENTIDE
- the hpt gene encoding hypoxanthine phosphoribosyltransferase — protein: MNCDISAVLFDEMRIQNRIREIGQQINHDYESKVPVIIGVLKGGFIFMSDLVRAISIPIEIDFLAISSYGVGTSSSGVVKIRKDIDLDITDRDVIIVEDIVDSGLSLQYIKDYIWKHKPASLRTCVLLDKPQAHKIETTFEYVGFEVGNEFVVGYGLDYAERYRNLPFIGILKEECYT